In the genome of Chiroxiphia lanceolata isolate bChiLan1 chromosome 20, bChiLan1.pri, whole genome shotgun sequence, the window CGTGTGCGACCGGCAGGTCTTCCCGCTGTTCCCCGAGGAGGATCCCGAGCCGGCGGACGGCGCGGCGGGGTCCGAGGGTGACCCGGCGAGCAAGGACTACAACCAGCTGCAGGCGTACTACAGCCAGGAGAGCCGCGTGCTGTACCTGGTGCTCACCTCCATCTGCGACACCCCGCAGCTGCTCCGCGCCTGCGGGGACCTCACCGCGGCCGAGAACAGGGAGGCTGGGCCCGGACACCCCTCGGGaggcccggccccgctgccccaCGCCGAGGCCCACGAGTTCTGGAAGCACCAGGAGAAGCTGCACTGCCTGAGCCTCCTCTACCTGTTCTCCGTGTgccacatcctgctgctggtgcaTCCCACCTGCTCCTTCGACATCACCTACGACCGCGTGTTCAGGGCGCTGGACGGGCTGCGGCAGAAGGTGCTGCCCTCCCTCAAGGCTGCCATCAAGGACTGCCCGGTGGGCAAGGAGTGGAAGCTCAACTGCAGGCCGTGCCCTCCGcgcctcctcttcctcttccagctCAACGGGGCTCTGAAGGTGgatcccctccccagcagggGCCAGGACCCCTGCAGTCACCTGGAAAAGCCACCCCCCAAGAAGCACTCCCCCaagaggaggctgcagcacGCTCTGGAGGATCAGATCTACCGCATCTTCCGCAAGAGCAGGGTGCTCACCAACCAGAGCATCAACTGCCTGTTCACCGTGCCTGCCAACCAGGCTTTCGTGTACATCGTGGCTGGGGGGCCCCAGGATGGAGATGACCCGGTGGCCATGCTTCTCGACCAGCTCAGGAGCAACTGCACCATGAGGGAGACCGACTCGCTGCTGACTCCCACGCTGTCGGGGCCCAGGAGGTACCAGATGATGCGGCACGGCCGGCAGCAGCTCTCCTTCCAcgcagagagcagcagctccagctccagctcctctgggcagctCGTGGACTGCACCCTCAAGGAGTTCTTGTGGCAGCACGTGGAGCTGGTGCTCAGCAAGAAGGGCTTTGATGACAGCGTGGGGAGGAACCCGCAGCCCTCCCACTTCGAGCTCCCAACCTACCAGAAGTGGGTGGCTGCAGCTTTGAAACTGTACGAGGTGACCATCGAGGGCAAAGACGACGACCCGACCTCCGGGGAGCTGAGCTCCAAGATCATGAGCAGCATCAAAGTCTTGGAAGGCTATTTAGACATAGACACCAAGTTCTCAGAGAACCGTTGCCAGAAGGCTCTGCCCATGGCCCACAGCGCCTACCAGTCCAACCTGCCCCACAATTACACCATGACAGTGCACAAGAACCAGCTGGCCCAGGCTCTGCGGGTGTACAGCCAGCACGCCCGGGGCCCGGCCTTCCACAAGTACGCCATGCAGCTCAACGAGGACTGCTACAAGTTCTGGAGCAACGGGCACCAGCTCTGCGAGGAGCGGAGCCTGACGGACCAGCACTGCGTGCACAAGTTCCATCTGCTCCCAAAAGCAGGTAGAGATGCTCACTTGTGGTTGGGTTTCGTGGTTTAGTTCTGTATCTGCTTTAAAAAGGCTGAAACACTGACTCTGGCACGTTAAGGAAGATGAAAGTTTGTAGCTTgcatgtggcactgagtgctctggtctagttgcAAGGTGGTGATGGGacaaaggttggactcagtgatctcagaggtcttttccaacctcaatgattccGTGATCATCTTTGGTTTGAGGGGTTGTAGCAGAGCTGTTGTGTAGGTTTCCCTTATGTTGAATAATGCTTGGGAGCCAAACATTAGGAAATTAATGATGTTTGGCAGCCATACAGTCCACTGTCAGTGGTAACTTTGATTTTAGTAACTAATTTTAGCAACTCTAAATTAGTGGTCACTCTAGTTTTAGTAACTCTAATTTTAGTGGTCACTCTGATTCTGTCTTGCTAATTAGAAGCATCACACTGAAGTCCTTCTAATAAGAGGTGTGTAAGAGAATAAACTTTCTCTAGGAAGGAATAAGTGCCTccctttgttttaaataacttgGTTGATGGCAATCAAGGAGTCAAACTGTCTGATGTGTGTTTATTGCAGGCAGAAGAACTTTGAGCCTTTTAGGAAGAAGTTGTGAAAACAAGATTCAGTTTAGTGGTATAACCTCCACTGGAACTTTGTGttaaaagggggaaagggaggaattGCTTGCCAAACTGCTGGCAAatcattttgtgtgtgtgtattaaCAAGGATGAAGCAGAGGGTGAAGGGAATTAATCTCTAGAAGTGGTGAGCAATTTACCCAGGGTTTGAttgattttttgctttcaggGGAAAAGCCAGAAGCAGACAGAAATCCTCCCATCCTGTACCACAACAGCCGGGCTCGTTCCACTGGGGCCTGTAACTGTGGAAGGAAACAAGCTCCTCGGGAGGACCCCTTTGATATCAAAGCAGCTAATTATGATTTTTACCAGGTAACTGTTAGGtctgtttttgcttttgtttcatcAGCAGAGTCTGTATTCTGAAGAGACCACGAGTTTCCTCTTAACCTTTTCACCTTGTTGCTTGGGGAAGACGTTTCTGGGAACAAAAATTGTCTGAGCAGAGTGGGCAGTTCCAGTCCTCACcggtgcacacacacaggagcACATGTTAACACACTTTGAGTGTGTTGGTTCATGTGGATTTTAAATAATCAGGTCTGTGGGCCACGTACCCATCACTGTTTTGGTTCTCACATAGCTCAAACCTCTTGAATCTTATTTGTGGCTGCTGAATGTTGTGACTTTGAACTCCCTGATCTCAGGGGTGAGAAGGGATGTAGTTAACcgcattttctttcttgtagctACTGGAAGAAAAGTGCTGTGGGAAACTGGAGCACATCAACTTTCCCATATTTCAGCCGAGCACACCTGATCCGGCGCCTGCTCGGGATGAGTCCTCGCCTGCCCCTCCAGAGGGCGAGATTGAGAAACTTAAAGAGAAAGAACCTCAGACTCAGGGAGAGAGCACAGGCCTGAGCTTAGCCCTCAGCCTGGGCCAGTCCAcgggcagcctgggcacttaCCCCCCTGATGCCCAGGGTGGAGGGGACAATGCAGAGAGTCACGGCCAGAGCGGGGACTCCAAAAGTGAGAAGAGGCCGAGCCTGGTGGATCGCCAGGCGTCCACTGTCGAGTACCTCCCCGGGATGCTCCATTCCAACTGCCCCAAAGGCCTCCTGCCCAAGTTCTCCAGCTGGTCACTGGTTAAGCTGGGGCCTGCTAAGGCTTATAACTTCCACACTGGCTTAGATCAACAAGGCTTTATCCCGGGAACAAACTATTTAATGCCTTGGGACATCGTCATCAGGACGAGAACCGAAGACGAAGGAGACTTGGATACCAATTCCTGGCCTGCACCCAACAAGGCTGTTCCTGGAAAAAGGAGCGCGGTTGTGATGGGAAGAGGGAGGCGGAGAGACGACATCGCCCGAGCTTTCGTGGGGTTTGAGTACGAAGATGCCCGTGGGAGGAGGTTCATGTGTTCGGGGCCCGATAAAGTCATGAAAGTGATGGGAGGGGGGCCAAAGGAATCTGCCATCAAAGCCCTCAATTCCGACATGCCACTGTACATCCTGTCCTCCACCCAGGGGCGAGGCCTCAAACCACACTACGCCCAGTTCATGAGGCTC includes:
- the SMG8 gene encoding protein SMG8 — protein: MCLYCDPGQDTGWRWNASPRGAASRSGGAYLASRPALAGDQSCPGWAMCCPTLRVALSRCLHPVPSRSLPDPHPRGGAAHARGRERGRGSAASGRERQREQERGWDWIRGMPLPGGAPGAMGSAVGPMSLRDLLLAAEAGGAAGGEEEVCVVGIFGKTALQLCSEKEALVSTVCDRQVFPLFPEEDPEPADGAAGSEGDPASKDYNQLQAYYSQESRVLYLVLTSICDTPQLLRACGDLTAAENREAGPGHPSGGPAPLPHAEAHEFWKHQEKLHCLSLLYLFSVCHILLLVHPTCSFDITYDRVFRALDGLRQKVLPSLKAAIKDCPVGKEWKLNCRPCPPRLLFLFQLNGALKVDPLPSRGQDPCSHLEKPPPKKHSPKRRLQHALEDQIYRIFRKSRVLTNQSINCLFTVPANQAFVYIVAGGPQDGDDPVAMLLDQLRSNCTMRETDSLLTPTLSGPRRYQMMRHGRQQLSFHAESSSSSSSSSGQLVDCTLKEFLWQHVELVLSKKGFDDSVGRNPQPSHFELPTYQKWVAAALKLYEVTIEGKDDDPTSGELSSKIMSSIKVLEGYLDIDTKFSENRCQKALPMAHSAYQSNLPHNYTMTVHKNQLAQALRVYSQHARGPAFHKYAMQLNEDCYKFWSNGHQLCEERSLTDQHCVHKFHLLPKAGEKPEADRNPPILYHNSRARSTGACNCGRKQAPREDPFDIKAANYDFYQLLEEKCCGKLEHINFPIFQPSTPDPAPARDESSPAPPEGEIEKLKEKEPQTQGESTGLSLALSLGQSTGSLGTYPPDAQGGGDNAESHGQSGDSKSEKRPSLVDRQASTVEYLPGMLHSNCPKGLLPKFSSWSLVKLGPAKAYNFHTGLDQQGFIPGTNYLMPWDIVIRTRTEDEGDLDTNSWPAPNKAVPGKRSAVVMGRGRRRDDIARAFVGFEYEDARGRRFMCSGPDKVMKVMGGGPKESAIKALNSDMPLYILSSTQGRGLKPHYAQFMRLFVVVPDAPLQITLTPQVQPGPPPCPIFYPEKQEITLPSDGLWVLRFPYAYVTERGPCFPPKESQQLMSYKVLRGILKAVTQ